One Serinicoccus chungangensis genomic window carries:
- a CDS encoding GntR family transcriptional regulator has protein sequence MAEPKESAPAAASGAASASDRAYSWIRSAILEGSFAEGDFLDEVALSAAVGTSRTPVREALRRLHAERFIDIAPRRGAQVRTITADEMREVYEARLLIETHAVQGICDRRAGAPPEAGELLEQMEQAGRERAWNRSAQLDQAFHLALVRQHGNTVLTHMYDALRSRQVHVGVRTISTAPERFSLIQSEHRDIVRALDEHDAETAITTLRAHLRAVPSLVRAFSP, from the coding sequence ATGGCCGAGCCGAAGGAGTCCGCCCCCGCCGCGGCGAGCGGTGCCGCCTCGGCCAGCGACCGGGCCTACTCGTGGATCCGCTCGGCCATCCTGGAGGGGTCCTTCGCCGAGGGGGACTTCCTCGACGAGGTGGCCCTCTCCGCGGCCGTGGGCACGTCCCGCACCCCGGTCCGGGAGGCGCTGCGCCGGCTGCACGCCGAGCGCTTCATCGACATCGCCCCGCGCCGGGGGGCGCAGGTGCGGACCATCACCGCGGACGAGATGCGGGAGGTCTACGAGGCCCGCCTGCTCATCGAGACCCACGCCGTGCAGGGCATCTGCGACCGGCGGGCAGGCGCCCCGCCGGAGGCCGGCGAGCTGCTCGAGCAGATGGAGCAGGCCGGCCGCGAGCGCGCGTGGAACCGGTCGGCGCAGCTCGACCAGGCCTTCCACCTCGCGCTGGTGCGTCAGCACGGCAACACCGTGCTGACGCACATGTACGACGCCCTGCGCTCGCGCCAGGTGCACGTCGGGGTCCGGACGATATCGACGGCACCGGAGCGCTTCAGCCTCATCCAGTCCGAGCACCGCGACATCGTGCGCGCGCTCGACGAGCACGACGCCGAGACGGCCATCACCACGCTGCGCGCCCACCTGCGCGCCGTGCCGTCGCTGGTCCGCGCCTTCTCGCCCTGA
- a CDS encoding HpcH/HpaI aldolase family protein: protein MQRRTIGGTVTPDHPTRHAVWLTEPSSAAIEMASLAGYDTVVLDVEHGLFDLAALDWVVPLIRANGMRAIVKVLGPERGPIQQALDFGADAVAVPHIESADHARVVCGFAKFPPLGDRSFAGGRTSSYRGFTDAWVAEQDARTRCYPMIEDASAFADIEGILALPVVDGIFVGPSDLSLRRERGAYSAGEEDLADIRTLARAARAAGKEWILPAWSPAEQRLALEEDADVIVMTMQYGALLGGFTAAMGALTDIRDDLRRSA, encoded by the coding sequence GTGCAGCGCCGCACCATCGGAGGAACAGTGACCCCGGACCACCCCACCCGCCACGCGGTCTGGCTGACCGAGCCCTCGAGCGCCGCCATCGAGATGGCCTCCCTGGCCGGGTACGACACCGTGGTCCTGGACGTCGAGCACGGACTGTTCGACCTGGCCGCCCTCGACTGGGTCGTCCCGCTGATCCGGGCCAACGGCATGCGGGCGATCGTCAAGGTCCTCGGCCCGGAGCGCGGCCCAATCCAGCAGGCCCTCGACTTCGGCGCCGACGCGGTCGCCGTGCCGCACATCGAGTCCGCAGACCACGCCCGCGTGGTCTGCGGCTTCGCCAAGTTCCCCCCGCTCGGCGACCGGTCGTTCGCCGGCGGACGCACCTCGTCGTACCGCGGCTTCACCGACGCCTGGGTCGCCGAGCAGGACGCCCGCACCCGCTGCTACCCCATGATCGAGGACGCGTCGGCCTTCGCCGACATCGAGGGCATCCTGGCGCTCCCGGTCGTCGACGGGATCTTCGTCGGACCCTCCGACCTCTCCCTGCGCCGCGAGCGGGGCGCCTACAGCGCGGGGGAGGAGGACCTCGCCGACATCCGTACCCTCGCCCGGGCGGCGCGGGCGGCCGGCAAGGAGTGGATCCTCCCCGCCTGGAGTCCGGCCGAGCAGCGGCTGGCCCTGGAGGAGGATGCCGACGTCATCGTCATGACCATGCAGTACGGCGCCCTGCTGGGCGGCTTCACGGCCGCCATGGGCGCCCTCACCGACATCCGCGACGACCTGAGGAGGTCCGCATGA